ACTGCGAGGACATCTGGCGGGCCGCGGGACCGGCCTGGACGTTCCTGCGGGCACGCGCCTTCATGTCCAACTGCCTGGCCTGGGCGGACGCCGTCCGCGCCGGCGGCCCGGTGCGCACCCTGCACGGGGACGCCCCGAACGCCTGCGTGGACCCCGCCGACCTGGCCGAGGCGGCGGCCCGCGCCCTCACCGGCCGCGGCCACCACGGCCGGGCCTACGCCCTGACCGGCCCCCGTGCCCTCTCGGCGCGCGAGCAGGTGGCCCACCTCGCCGAACTGCTGGGGCGCCCGCTGCGGCACGAGGCACTGACGGAGGAGGAGGCCCTGGCGCACTGGCGCGCCCGGTACCCGGAACCCGTCGCCCGGGCACTGCTGGAGAGCGCCCGGCGACAGGCCGCCGGGGCCAAGGCCTCCGTCACCCGGGACGTGGAGCGGGTGACGGGCCGCCCCGCC
Above is a genomic segment from Streptomyces glaucescens containing:
- a CDS encoding NAD(P)H-binding protein — its product is MRLRIAVAGATGTVGRRLAALLGADHEVLSLTRSPEQAARLGVPGRPVQADFGRRAGLERLLEGADALFVATFDPVRPCHDEHLADAARQAGVRHVVKLSALAVTDTGAQDLITRWQRDCEDIWRAAGPAWTFLRARAFMSNCLAWADAVRAGGPVRTLHGDAPNACVDPADLAEAAARALTGRGHHGRAYALTGPRALSAREQVAHLAELLGRPLRHEALTEEEALAHWRARYPEPVARALLESARRQAAGAKASVTRDVERVTGRPATPFEAWARAHLARFR